A section of the Harmonia axyridis chromosome 2, icHarAxyr1.1, whole genome shotgun sequence genome encodes:
- the LOC123673154 gene encoding trypsin-7-like → MFSIVHLKKINRRINSISIMISLVFALIVISVLNGVSARHRHVVPDDRIVGGRPADIQEFPFEVSIQYMDEHNCGGSILAPNYVLTAAHCFDGVNANETFVRAGSTLILEGGVLIDVEEIITHPNFSFIFFDGYDVAVLRLKTNLTYGDKVQPVKLPVLAPNSQGSSVLDGSVATLAGWGAAKDMSLDMSKHLMTVNLPIVSHAQCASDLPQDGINIREICAGTTEGGKDACLGDSGGPLTLNGVQIGIVSWGRGCAQPNKPGVYASLYAKELRDFITKTTGV, encoded by the exons ATGTTTTCTattgttcatttgaaaaaaattaatcgtaGAATCAACTCGATTTCTATAATGATCAGTTTAGTTTTTGCTTTAATTGTTATAAGCGTCTTGAATG GTGTTTCGGCACGACACAGACATGTTGTTCCTGATGACAGAATAGTTGGAGGAAGGCCCGCAGATATTCAAGAGTTTCCTTTCGAAGTTTCTATTCAATATATGGACGAACACAACTGTGGGGGTAGCATACTCGCACCAAATTATGTTTTAACAGCTGCACACTGCTTTGATGG agtgaATGCGAACGAAACCTTCGTTAGGGCAGGATCAACACTAATCCTCGAAGGTGGAGTTTTGATAGATGTCGAAGAGATCATCACCCATCCTAACTTTTCCTTCATATTCTTCGATGGATACGACGTAGCTGTCCTGAGACTGAAGACGAATTTGACTTACGGTGACAAAGTTCAACCAGTTAAACTTCCTGTGCTAGCACCCAACTCTCAAGGTAGCTCCGTTTTGGATGGTTCTGTGGCCACTTTGGCAGGATGGGGAGCGGCCAAGGATATGTCCCTAGATATGTCAAAGCATTTGATGACGGTAAATTTGCCTATAGTATCACATGCGCAATGTGCCAGTGATCTACCTCAGGATGGGATCAACATCAGAGAAATCTGCGCTGGAACTACTGAAGGAGGAAAAGACGCATGTTTGGGCGATAGTGGAGGTCCTCTCACATTGAATGGCGTTCAAATTGGTATAGTGTCATGGGGTAGAGGATGTGCACAACCTAACAAACCTGGTGTTTACGCCTCTTTGTATGCGAAAGAATTAAGAGATTTCATCACGAAAACCACTGGTGTTTAA